The following coding sequences lie in one Chryseobacterium culicis genomic window:
- the nadB gene encoding L-aspartate oxidase: MIKADVLVIGSGISGLSYAIKVSEQLPDAKIIIVTKSDEDESNTKYAQGGLAVVTDFQNDNFQKHIDDTMRAGDGENKRDVVEMVVREAPARFNEIVEWGAQFDMKNGKFALGREGGHTENRIVHHKDITGFEIERALLQTANNSPNIEILDHHYVIDIITQHHVPGKELNEGDIHCYGAYILDEKSKTIKKITSKITLAATGGAGHVYKNTTNPTIATGDGIAFVARAKGKVSNMQYYQFHPTALYSKMDGMLFLISEAVRGDGAKLRTKRGEKFMHKYDEREELASRDIVARAIDAEMKITGDEFVGLDCKEMNHEKFLEHFPNIYKKCKDEGIDPFTQLIPVVPACHYLMGGIEVDRDGQSSIRNLFAVGECTNSGLHGANRLASNSLLEGLVFGHNAAMKTVELLNENSFNFDDLKAVPEWNEEGMKIMDEMVIVSYLRKQLQEMMSDLVGIVRSNRRLNMALQKHQEIAAAVDEIYHYSILSPQLSELRNLTTVAHLIITQSMEMTENKGAFYNKDLV, from the coding sequence ATGATAAAAGCGGATGTATTAGTAATCGGTTCCGGCATTTCCGGACTTTCCTATGCCATTAAAGTTTCTGAACAGCTCCCTGATGCCAAAATCATTATTGTAACAAAATCTGATGAAGACGAAAGCAACACAAAATACGCTCAAGGCGGTCTGGCTGTTGTTACAGATTTTCAAAATGATAATTTCCAAAAACATATTGACGATACGATGCGTGCCGGGGACGGAGAAAACAAACGCGATGTCGTAGAAATGGTGGTAAGAGAAGCTCCCGCAAGATTCAATGAAATTGTAGAATGGGGAGCACAGTTCGATATGAAGAATGGTAAATTCGCTTTAGGAAGAGAAGGAGGTCATACCGAAAACAGAATTGTCCATCATAAAGATATCACAGGTTTTGAAATTGAAAGAGCTTTATTGCAAACGGCTAATAACAGCCCGAATATCGAAATTCTTGATCATCATTATGTGATTGATATTATTACACAGCACCATGTTCCCGGAAAAGAACTTAACGAAGGAGACATCCACTGCTATGGTGCTTATATTCTGGATGAGAAATCCAAAACAATCAAAAAAATAACGTCTAAAATAACACTGGCTGCCACTGGTGGAGCCGGACACGTTTATAAGAATACGACTAATCCTACTATTGCTACCGGAGACGGAATTGCTTTCGTAGCCCGTGCCAAAGGAAAGGTATCCAATATGCAGTATTATCAGTTCCACCCAACGGCTTTATATAGCAAAATGGATGGAATGTTATTTTTAATTTCAGAAGCTGTTCGCGGAGACGGCGCTAAATTAAGAACCAAAAGAGGCGAAAAGTTCATGCATAAATATGATGAACGTGAGGAACTGGCATCAAGAGATATTGTAGCAAGAGCCATCGATGCCGAAATGAAAATTACAGGAGACGAATTTGTCGGTTTAGATTGCAAGGAAATGAACCATGAAAAATTCTTAGAACATTTCCCGAATATTTATAAAAAATGTAAAGACGAAGGAATTGATCCTTTCACTCAATTGATTCCTGTTGTACCTGCCTGCCACTACTTAATGGGAGGAATTGAAGTAGACAGAGACGGACAATCTTCCATCAGAAATCTTTTTGCAGTAGGAGAATGTACCAATTCAGGACTTCACGGTGCCAACAGACTTGCTTCCAACTCACTGCTTGAAGGTTTGGTTTTCGGACACAATGCCGCCATGAAAACAGTAGAACTTCTGAATGAAAACAGTTTCAACTTTGATGATCTTAAAGCCGTTCCGGAATGGAATGAAGAAGGAATGAAAATCATGGACGAAATGGTAATTGTCAGCTATCTGAGAAAACAGCTTCAGGAAATGATGAGTGATCTGGTAGGTATTGTAAGAAGTAACAGACGTCTGAATATGGCATTACAAAAACATCAGGAAATTGCCGCAGCGGTGGATGAAATCTACCACTACTCTATTCTTTCTCCACAATTATCAGAATTAAGAAACTTAACAACCGTTGCACACCTCATCATTACCCAATCTATGGAAATGACTGAAAATAAAGGAGCATTTTATAATAAAGATTTAGTCTAA
- a CDS encoding NAD(P)H-dependent oxidoreductase, producing MNYLEALSRRYSVKKFNHQIIPQEALHNILESGKLSASSLGLQPYKIVIVESEEMKQKLIPAFYNPSQISTCSHLIVIISKKIIEENYIRGYFNHISEVRDTPMEKLDPFRNSINQHINQKTHDEIFNWAEKQSYIVLANLMYAAAIESIDSCPMEGFRQDLIEEILNINPETEKVTVTLALGYRSEEDHFQHMKKVRKPNEKLFKFI from the coding sequence ATGAATTATTTGGAAGCTTTAAGCAGAAGATATTCTGTAAAAAAATTCAACCATCAGATTATTCCTCAGGAAGCCCTTCACAACATTCTTGAGTCAGGAAAGCTGTCTGCCAGTTCTCTGGGACTTCAGCCCTATAAAATTGTGATTGTTGAGAGTGAGGAGATGAAGCAGAAATTAATTCCGGCTTTCTATAATCCATCTCAGATTTCCACCTGTTCTCATCTTATTGTCATTATTTCAAAGAAAATTATTGAAGAGAACTATATCCGGGGTTATTTTAATCATATCTCTGAAGTAAGGGATACTCCTATGGAAAAACTGGATCCTTTCAGAAATAGCATTAATCAGCATATTAACCAGAAAACACACGATGAAATTTTCAACTGGGCGGAAAAACAGTCTTATATAGTATTGGCCAATCTTATGTATGCCGCTGCTATTGAAAGTATAGACTCTTGTCCTATGGAAGGCTTCCGTCAGGATCTTATAGAAGAAATTCTGAATATCAATCCTGAAACAGAAAAAGTAACCGTTACCCTCGCTTTAGGCTACCGTTCTGAAGAAGATCATTTCCAACACATGAAAAAAGTAAGAAAACCAAACGAAAAATTGTTTAAATTTATTTAA
- a CDS encoding TonB-dependent receptor translates to MKLINKSILTAVITLSTASVYYAQQVQDTVQKSKDIEEVILRGVTDIAKDRKTPVAVSTIKAAQILERQGNQELVEILNTTPSVYATKGGGGFGDSQIVMRGFESRNIAVMVNGMPVNDMEGGSVYFSNWTGLSDVTSTLQVQRGLGSSKLAIASVGGTMNFITKSADMKRGGVIRLGVGNNDYLKTSFAYNTGKSKDGISASFLMSRQAGGTYIENTDYESYAYFFALGYEINKKHNLQFSITSAPQWHDQRTFAPTIQNYINYNPDHDGTPNRRYNSDFGYYTDANGNKVALANRANYYSKPVMMLNWDWTMSEKSKLSTVAYMSNGRGGGTGDLGKVGGKGMTDFYDAAGHFNYDAIFAANAAVNLNTAGAGSTLVRRSNINSHNWYGILANFQHKVNDNWNFSIGTDDRYYYGYHYQVLTDLYGAKGYKDAANKNITAPRIVNALYDYKKLSWNPFGGKLAPAEDQIGYSNDGEVIWYSGFAQVEYTKDKLSAFLQGSVSNQGYQRIDNYVVDGSTLRGQTVNTKTGFKNIFGYNIKGGANYNINEQHNVFANLGYYSKQPFLNTVYPSNQQLINPYLTNEKISSAEVGYGFRSAKFTANVNVYRTQWKDRWLRKTGQTFNLVDGTTTTGYSEINGITEIHQGVEFDGVYKPNRFLEIQGMFSWGDYYYKGNASVASFDDNNNPVTLAGSAGNELYLDKVKVGGSSNNSIPQMTASLGLTVKPVKDLNIFGTWRYVGKLYSTIDAGTFTNIAAQDRGVLKLPDFNLFDVGFSYKIRLQNEAQYFTIGANVYNLFDKIYISDSATSIFGTDKITANNDPDKGKTYEEAGRMYNGIATGNRAYFGFGTTWAATLSFNF, encoded by the coding sequence ATGAAATTAATCAACAAATCGATACTAACTGCGGTTATTACATTATCTACAGCTAGTGTTTATTACGCTCAACAAGTTCAGGACACGGTACAGAAGTCCAAAGATATTGAGGAGGTAATCTTAAGAGGTGTTACGGATATCGCTAAAGATAGAAAGACACCTGTTGCAGTATCTACTATTAAGGCTGCTCAGATTTTAGAAAGACAAGGAAACCAAGAACTTGTCGAAATACTAAACACAACACCTTCCGTATATGCTACAAAAGGAGGTGGTGGTTTCGGAGATTCTCAAATTGTAATGCGTGGATTTGAGTCTAGAAACATTGCAGTAATGGTAAACGGTATGCCTGTAAACGATATGGAGGGCGGTAGTGTTTATTTCTCAAACTGGACTGGATTATCTGATGTAACAAGTACATTACAGGTTCAAAGGGGATTAGGTTCTTCTAAATTAGCAATTGCTTCTGTTGGAGGTACAATGAACTTCATCACCAAGTCTGCAGACATGAAAAGAGGAGGAGTTATTAGATTAGGAGTTGGTAACAATGACTATTTAAAAACATCTTTTGCCTATAATACTGGAAAATCTAAGGATGGTATTTCTGCATCATTCTTAATGAGCAGACAAGCTGGTGGTACTTATATTGAAAATACGGATTACGAATCTTATGCATATTTCTTTGCATTAGGTTATGAGATCAATAAAAAACATAACTTACAGTTCTCAATCACTTCTGCTCCTCAGTGGCACGATCAAAGAACTTTTGCTCCAACAATCCAAAATTATATCAACTATAATCCAGATCATGACGGAACTCCTAATAGAAGATATAATTCAGATTTTGGATATTATACTGATGCAAATGGAAACAAAGTTGCTTTAGCAAACAGAGCAAACTACTATTCTAAGCCGGTAATGATGTTAAACTGGGACTGGACGATGAGCGAAAAGTCAAAGTTAAGTACAGTTGCATACATGTCTAACGGTAGAGGTGGTGGAACTGGAGACTTAGGTAAAGTAGGAGGAAAAGGGATGACCGATTTCTATGATGCAGCAGGTCACTTCAACTATGATGCTATTTTTGCAGCTAACGCAGCCGTTAACTTAAATACTGCAGGTGCAGGAAGTACTTTAGTTCGTAGATCAAATATCAACTCTCACAACTGGTATGGTATCTTGGCTAACTTCCAACACAAAGTTAACGATAACTGGAATTTCTCAATCGGTACAGACGACAGATACTACTACGGTTACCACTATCAGGTGCTTACAGATCTTTACGGAGCTAAAGGATACAAAGATGCAGCTAACAAAAACATCACAGCACCTAGAATCGTAAATGCACTTTATGACTATAAAAAACTTTCTTGGAATCCTTTCGGAGGAAAATTAGCTCCAGCTGAAGATCAGATAGGATACAGCAACGATGGTGAAGTTATTTGGTACAGTGGATTTGCACAGGTAGAATATACCAAAGATAAATTATCTGCATTCTTACAAGGTTCCGTATCTAACCAAGGGTATCAGAGAATTGATAACTACGTAGTAGACGGAAGCACATTAAGAGGTCAAACCGTCAACACGAAAACAGGATTCAAAAATATTTTCGGATATAATATTAAAGGGGGTGCTAACTATAACATTAATGAGCAACATAACGTTTTTGCTAACTTAGGTTATTACAGCAAACAACCATTCCTTAATACTGTTTACCCAAGTAACCAGCAGCTTATTAATCCTTATCTAACGAACGAGAAGATTTCTTCTGCGGAAGTTGGTTATGGGTTCAGATCTGCAAAATTCACTGCAAATGTTAACGTATACAGAACACAGTGGAAAGACAGATGGTTAAGAAAAACAGGTCAGACTTTCAATTTAGTAGACGGTACAACGACTACAGGTTATTCTGAGATCAATGGTATTACTGAAATTCACCAGGGAGTAGAATTCGATGGAGTTTACAAACCAAACCGTTTCTTAGAAATTCAAGGGATGTTCTCTTGGGGAGATTACTATTACAAAGGAAATGCTAGTGTAGCTTCTTTTGATGACAACAACAACCCTGTTACTTTAGCTGGATCAGCAGGAAACGAATTATACTTAGATAAAGTAAAAGTAGGTGGTTCAAGTAACAACAGTATCCCTCAGATGACTGCATCATTAGGACTTACTGTAAAACCGGTAAAAGATCTTAACATCTTCGGAACATGGAGATATGTAGGTAAACTTTATTCTACAATTGACGCTGGAACATTTACCAATATTGCAGCTCAAGACAGAGGAGTATTGAAATTACCTGATTTCAACTTATTTGATGTAGGTTTCTCTTACAAAATCAGATTACAAAACGAAGCTCAGTACTTCACAATCGGAGCTAACGTTTATAACTTGTTTGATAAAATTTATATTTCTGATTCTGCAACAAGTATCTTCGGAACAGATAAAATTACAGCAAACAATGAT
- a CDS encoding lectin-like domain-containing protein, whose amino-acid sequence MNKNLLLYLSVFLLCIAGKSFAQTYQLVGNPVNTTGWTMVSPTQVNTDFIQLTPDTNNQSGSIRLNDPINLKYCDKWRVEFDFRMDSNQTSNGDGIAFWYLANPPVASVLGSGLGVSQNAVGLIVGLDTYNNTTTATMSKVHVAYGQVQNTTDNNNVEFFNVPGSSFHSPDLNTTQPFQGTTFKHVEVTAQVDPASPTGWIIKITIDGNVICNQPFAPSGTAAAMTVGYFGFSASTGGARSRHSIKNVKIYTDKVPILQNSATQSFCPNPTTGFGSVNLTSFNSQFVNNTSNYTFTYYPLGSSTPIANPTSYQFNANTTVTVVIKDNAGLLCDNPDGKILLVLAPFKAEDKTITVCNNNKVGTAAFNLNTAAVTNVLGATKKYYKTLADLNADVNEIQNPDNYLSAPGVVYVKVTTPQGCTGSAKITLAFYPDTPVKEATLRSCFIENNITSAIFNLTTADVTTLGAGAAKKYYTSITNALDGINEIMNPLQYLSTNTVVYAKVTDTNGCFNIAKINLIVLPPVPSSVLKDKTICIGEKTDLDAGPGFDGYEWSTGATTSSIKDVGVGTYWVRLKTGNCITTQIVNVKASANPVISSIDIDNNTITVNVAGGTPPYQYSLDGVNWQPSNIFTGLARGEVRVYVKDFYNCTPVEVQITVPNLVNAITPNGDNVNDFIDYSALAYKKNLVFIVYDRYGNKLYEAGKMRNFTWDGTASGKKVLTGTYWYTISWNENNKDNTETKYSGWVLVKNRE is encoded by the coding sequence ATGAATAAAAATCTATTATTGTATTTATCTGTTTTTTTACTCTGTATAGCCGGGAAGTCCTTTGCCCAGACTTATCAGCTTGTTGGAAACCCGGTGAACACTACCGGATGGACGATGGTTTCACCTACTCAGGTAAACACAGATTTTATTCAGCTTACTCCGGATACCAACAACCAGTCCGGCTCCATCAGGCTGAATGACCCTATTAATTTAAAATATTGCGACAAATGGAGAGTGGAATTTGATTTCAGAATGGACTCCAACCAAACTTCTAACGGGGATGGAATTGCCTTCTGGTATCTTGCCAACCCACCCGTTGCCAGTGTATTAGGTTCCGGTCTTGGAGTATCTCAAAATGCTGTAGGGCTTATCGTAGGACTTGACACTTATAACAATACCACTACTGCTACCATGAGTAAGGTTCATGTTGCTTATGGACAGGTTCAAAACACAACTGATAACAATAACGTAGAATTCTTCAATGTTCCCGGAAGTTCTTTTCACTCACCGGACTTGAATACTACGCAGCCTTTTCAGGGAACAACTTTTAAACATGTTGAAGTTACAGCGCAGGTAGATCCCGCTTCTCCTACCGGCTGGATTATCAAGATCACAATAGATGGAAATGTAATTTGTAATCAGCCTTTTGCTCCTTCAGGCACCGCTGCCGCAATGACTGTAGGATATTTTGGTTTTTCCGCTTCTACAGGAGGGGCAAGATCAAGACATTCTATTAAAAATGTAAAAATTTATACGGATAAAGTTCCTATTTTACAGAACTCAGCAACACAATCGTTTTGTCCTAATCCCACAACGGGATTTGGGTCTGTAAACCTGACCTCTTTCAATTCACAATTTGTCAACAATACATCAAATTATACCTTTACCTATTACCCGCTGGGAAGCTCAACACCTATTGCTAACCCCACCAGTTATCAGTTCAATGCCAACACAACGGTTACGGTGGTTATTAAAGATAATGCAGGATTGCTCTGTGATAACCCGGATGGTAAAATTTTATTGGTTCTCGCCCCTTTCAAAGCAGAAGACAAAACAATTACCGTTTGTAACAATAACAAGGTAGGAACAGCCGCTTTCAATCTGAATACTGCAGCTGTCACAAATGTTCTCGGGGCCACAAAAAAATATTATAAAACTTTAGCGGACCTCAATGCTGATGTTAATGAGATTCAAAATCCTGATAATTACTTATCGGCTCCCGGTGTCGTTTACGTAAAAGTAACCACTCCTCAGGGATGTACGGGTTCAGCAAAAATTACACTTGCATTCTATCCTGATACTCCAGTGAAAGAAGCGACCTTGAGATCATGTTTCATTGAAAATAATATCACGAGCGCCATCTTTAATTTAACAACAGCAGATGTTACTACTTTAGGAGCGGGTGCCGCAAAGAAATATTATACGTCAATAACCAATGCTTTAGACGGAATCAATGAGATCATGAATCCTCTTCAGTATTTATCTACAAACACTGTCGTATACGCAAAAGTAACTGATACCAACGGATGTTTTAATATTGCTAAAATCAACCTTATTGTATTACCACCTGTACCATCTTCTGTTCTGAAAGACAAAACCATTTGTATTGGTGAAAAAACAGATTTGGATGCAGGTCCCGGATTCGATGGTTATGAATGGAGCACCGGAGCAACAACCTCTTCCATTAAAGATGTAGGAGTAGGCACTTATTGGGTAAGACTTAAAACAGGCAACTGTATCACTACGCAGATTGTCAATGTAAAAGCATCTGCAAATCCTGTAATTTCCAGCATTGATATCGACAACAACACGATAACAGTGAATGTAGCAGGCGGAACTCCTCCATACCAATATTCACTGGATGGAGTTAATTGGCAGCCCAGCAATATATTTACAGGCTTAGCAAGAGGAGAAGTAAGAGTTTATGTAAAGGATTTTTACAACTGTACCCCTGTTGAAGTTCAGATTACAGTACCCAACCTTGTTAATGCGATCACTCCAAATGGCGACAATGTAAATGATTTCATTGACTATTCAGCACTTGCTTACAAGAAAAATCTTGTATTCATCGTCTACGACAGATATGGCAACAAATTATACGAAGCCGGAAAAATGAGAAACTTTACCTGGGACGGAACAGCTTCCGGTAAAAAAGTTCTTACAGGAACGTATTGGTACACCATTTCATGGAACGAAAACAATAAAGACAATACTGAAACTAAATACTCAGGCTGGGTATTGGTTAAAAACAGAGAATAA
- the nadC gene encoding carboxylating nicotinate-nucleotide diphosphorylase, with product MKRPAYVTDKALKTFIKSALEEDIQDGDHSTLSTIPQDLVQSAKLLVKQDCILAGVELAEIIFKTFDKNLKVEIFIKDGTPCKFGDIALIVTGSARSILSTERFVLNCMQRMSGIATLTHEWDSRLVGTKTKLLDTRKTTPNFRMCEKWAVAIGGGTNHRYGLYDMIMLKDNHIDYNGSITNAVAMAKDYVKKNKKKLKIEVETRNLEEVQEAINAKVDRIMLDNMDVKTMKQAVKMINGACESEASGGITRDMLKEIASTGVTFISVGALTHSADNIDLSLKAVK from the coding sequence ATGAAAAGACCAGCATACGTAACAGATAAAGCGTTAAAGACATTCATAAAAAGTGCACTTGAAGAAGATATTCAGGATGGAGATCACTCTACCCTGTCTACTATTCCGCAGGATCTTGTACAAAGTGCGAAGCTTTTAGTAAAACAGGATTGCATTCTTGCAGGTGTTGAACTGGCTGAAATCATTTTTAAAACATTTGACAAGAATTTAAAAGTTGAAATTTTCATTAAAGATGGAACCCCTTGTAAATTCGGGGATATAGCTCTTATTGTAACAGGAAGCGCAAGATCTATTCTTTCCACGGAGAGATTTGTTCTTAACTGCATGCAAAGAATGAGCGGTATCGCAACCCTTACTCATGAATGGGATTCCCGATTAGTGGGTACAAAAACTAAACTTTTAGATACAAGAAAAACGACCCCTAACTTCAGAATGTGTGAAAAATGGGCTGTAGCTATTGGCGGCGGAACCAATCACAGATATGGTCTTTATGACATGATCATGCTGAAAGATAATCATATTGACTACAACGGAAGTATTACCAATGCTGTAGCAATGGCAAAAGATTATGTCAAAAAGAACAAGAAAAAGTTAAAAATAGAGGTCGAAACCAGAAATCTTGAAGAAGTTCAGGAAGCAATTAATGCAAAGGTGGACAGAATCATGCTTGATAATATGGATGTAAAAACAATGAAGCAGGCTGTAAAAATGATCAATGGCGCTTGTGAGTCTGAAGCTTCCGGAGGAATTACCCGGGATATGCTCAAGGAAATTGCGTCAACAGGCGTAACATTCATCTCTGTAGGAGCCCTTACACACTCTGCTGATAATATAGATCTGAGTCTCAAAGCAGTGAAATAG
- a CDS encoding gliding motility-associated C-terminal domain-containing protein, translating to MKKDILIFALTILLCLPGRLFSQTYQLTGNPVNTTGWDLVSDAIVSGDFVRLTTDQTSRYGAVKLSTPITLSYCDKWKVEFDFRIDGNGTTQFGKGDGFTFWYLANPPTGFVSGGGLGIPANASGLMVGFDIFNNTTEGQMSKVHILYGTNNTAGNNIEYNTTPGSTFHSPDLIATQPFVGDTYRHVEVNGETDLTNPTNWIIKVRINGVLIVDQSFAPSGGAVGMSQGYFGFSAATGGASARHSIKDVKVFVDKVPILSNTLTPFVCTNPATGNGVVDLTSYNSQFVNNPGNYIFTYYVLGSSTPIANPSAFQYSGNTTIKVVVKDPTSTLCDNGDGVIQLNPTPFAATDASLSGCNNNNAGTATFDLNTAAVTTVAGVTKEFYPTLFDLNNGTNQITNPSAYASAAATIYVKVTTPQGCVSTAKITLNIYPVVVVNDVEIKSCFIEANPSMASFNLTGAIVSQGGVTKEYYPSLTDAISGTNAISTPAAYIAPNGVIYIKVFGANGCYSIAKVTLTVIPPVFSRTLHDVTICIENTTTLDAGAGFKSYEWSTGATTQSIKNVGVGTYWVKLKTGDCIATQKVTVYPSDNPVVTTVDISGSTVTVYANGGTPPYQYSMDNINWQDSNVFTNIARGEAKVYVRDGYNCIPVEVNITVPNLINIITPNEDGINDFVDYSALANKQNLEIAIFDRYGYKMFQADKTNGYKWAGTTNGSKKVPTGNYWYSVSWNENNKNSTPIKFSGWIVVKNRE from the coding sequence ATGAAAAAAGATATACTCATTTTTGCACTGACTATCTTATTATGCTTGCCGGGAAGATTATTTTCACAAACCTATCAGCTTACCGGAAACCCAGTAAATACAACAGGCTGGGATCTTGTCTCTGATGCCATAGTAAGTGGAGACTTTGTACGGCTTACAACCGATCAGACCAGCAGATACGGCGCTGTAAAATTATCAACCCCAATTACGTTAAGCTATTGTGATAAATGGAAAGTAGAATTCGATTTCAGAATTGACGGAAACGGAACCACGCAGTTTGGAAAAGGAGATGGTTTTACCTTCTGGTATCTTGCTAATCCACCAACAGGATTTGTATCAGGAGGTGGACTGGGTATTCCGGCCAATGCTTCCGGTCTTATGGTTGGTTTTGATATCTTCAACAATACCACTGAAGGCCAGATGAGTAAAGTTCACATTCTTTACGGAACCAACAATACAGCAGGTAACAATATTGAATACAATACCACTCCTGGAAGCACATTCCACTCTCCGGATCTTATTGCTACCCAACCATTTGTGGGAGATACCTACAGACACGTTGAAGTAAACGGAGAAACAGACCTTACCAACCCAACAAACTGGATCATCAAAGTAAGAATAAACGGTGTTCTTATCGTAGATCAGTCTTTTGCTCCATCCGGAGGGGCGGTAGGAATGTCACAGGGATATTTTGGTTTTTCTGCAGCTACCGGAGGAGCCAGCGCAAGACATTCCATTAAAGACGTTAAAGTATTTGTAGATAAAGTACCCATTTTAAGTAATACTCTAACTCCGTTCGTATGTACCAATCCTGCTACAGGAAACGGTGTGGTAGACCTTACTTCTTACAATTCTCAATTTGTAAATAATCCTGGAAATTATATTTTCACTTATTATGTATTGGGAAGTTCTACCCCTATTGCCAATCCTTCAGCTTTCCAGTATTCAGGAAACACTACTATTAAAGTGGTTGTAAAAGATCCTACCTCTACGCTTTGTGATAATGGTGACGGAGTTATTCAGCTTAATCCTACTCCATTTGCTGCAACAGATGCCAGTCTTTCCGGATGTAATAACAACAATGCCGGAACAGCGACTTTTGATCTTAATACTGCGGCTGTAACAACTGTTGCCGGAGTTACCAAAGAATTCTACCCTACTTTATTTGATCTGAATAATGGAACAAACCAGATTACAAACCCTTCTGCCTATGCATCAGCAGCAGCAACTATATATGTAAAAGTAACCACACCTCAAGGTTGTGTAAGTACTGCAAAAATTACATTGAATATTTACCCTGTTGTGGTTGTCAATGACGTTGAAATAAAATCCTGCTTTATAGAAGCCAACCCTTCTATGGCATCCTTTAATCTTACAGGAGCTATAGTTTCTCAGGGCGGAGTTACCAAAGAATATTATCCATCATTGACTGATGCGATCAGCGGGACTAACGCCATCTCTACTCCGGCAGCATACATTGCACCTAATGGAGTTATTTATATTAAAGTATTCGGGGCAAACGGATGTTATTCTATTGCTAAAGTTACATTAACCGTAATCCCTCCTGTTTTCTCAAGAACTTTACATGATGTAACTATTTGTATTGAAAACACCACAACATTAGATGCCGGAGCAGGATTCAAAAGCTATGAATGGAGCACAGGAGCTACTACACAATCTATCAAGAATGTAGGAGTAGGAACGTACTGGGTAAAACTAAAAACCGGAGATTGTATCGCAACACAAAAAGTGACGGTATATCCTTCCGATAATCCAGTGGTTACCACTGTAGATATTTCAGGAAGCACAGTGACCGTATATGCCAACGGCGGAACTCCTCCTTATCAGTATTCTATGGATAATATTAACTGGCAGGATTCCAATGTGTTTACCAATATCGCCAGAGGAGAGGCTAAAGTATATGTAAGAGACGGTTACAACTGCATCCCTGTTGAAGTGAATATCACCGTTCCTAATCTGATCAATATCATTACCCCTAATGAGGATGGAATCAATGATTTCGTTGATTATTCAGCACTGGCCAATAAACAAAATCTGGAAATAGCGATCTTCGACAGATATGGTTATAAAATGTTCCAGGCAGATAAAACCAACGGCTACAAATGGGCAGGAACTACCAATGGAAGCAAAAAAGTTCCTACAGGAAACTACTGGTATTCTGTTTCATGGAATGAAAATAATAAAAACAGTACTCCGATAAAATTCTCAGGCTGGATTGTTGTAAAAAACAGAGAATAA
- the rnhA gene encoding ribonuclease HI, which produces MRIEIYTDGACSGNPGKGGYGILMRVPEKNYQKTFSKGFRKTTNNRMELLAVITALEKLKSTENEIHVYTDSKYVSDAINQNWIAGWIKRGWKNVKNPDLWKKFVELYNKHTPKMHWVKGHAGHFENELCDKLAVAAANSSDLEIDTYFESLDSNSLF; this is translated from the coding sequence TTGAGAATCGAAATTTATACCGACGGGGCTTGCAGCGGAAATCCGGGAAAAGGCGGATATGGAATTCTCATGCGCGTTCCTGAAAAAAATTACCAGAAAACATTTTCAAAAGGTTTTCGAAAAACCACGAACAACAGAATGGAACTTCTGGCTGTTATCACGGCATTGGAAAAACTGAAATCAACAGAAAATGAAATCCATGTCTACACTGACAGCAAGTACGTATCTGATGCCATCAACCAAAACTGGATTGCCGGATGGATCAAAAGAGGCTGGAAAAATGTAAAGAACCCTGACCTCTGGAAAAAATTCGTTGAGCTATACAATAAGCACACCCCAAAAATGCATTGGGTAAAAGGCCATGCAGGACACTTTGAGAATGAGCTTTGCGACAAATTAGCCGTGGCAGCAGCCAATTCTTCGGATCTCGAAATTGATACTTATTTCGAGAGTCTTGATAGTAATTCTCTATTTTAA